The following are encoded in a window of Salinibacter ruber DSM 13855 genomic DNA:
- a CDS encoding ferredoxin--NADP reductase, which translates to MASDTLETTLTSIHEMTPRVKQFILEAGDHTFSYQPGQHVVIKFEQNGDVVGRPYTPVNLPGTGALALGIKRYEDGTASTWMHDRSVGEEITITKPSGNLHLRDLDRDVVFLSTGTGITPMIAMLKQYLSEGSGRAAFLYGERTQEDIMYRETLDHLSAGRDNLEVLYSLSDEDWDGPTGHVQTHLGDVVDERFENPHYYICGIPPMVVDSEEMLQEEGVDDGRIFTEGWESDAV; encoded by the coding sequence ATGGCTTCCGACACGCTAGAGACCACGCTTACCTCCATCCACGAAATGACCCCTCGGGTCAAGCAGTTCATTCTTGAGGCGGGGGACCATACCTTCTCCTACCAGCCGGGCCAGCACGTCGTGATCAAGTTTGAGCAGAACGGAGACGTCGTCGGGCGGCCCTACACGCCGGTCAACCTGCCGGGCACCGGGGCCCTGGCCCTCGGCATCAAGCGCTACGAGGACGGCACGGCCTCGACCTGGATGCACGACCGGTCGGTGGGGGAGGAGATCACAATTACCAAGCCCAGCGGCAACCTGCATCTACGCGACCTGGATCGGGACGTGGTCTTCCTCTCGACGGGGACGGGCATCACCCCGATGATCGCGATGCTCAAGCAGTACTTGAGCGAGGGCAGCGGCCGGGCGGCGTTCCTCTACGGGGAGCGGACGCAGGAGGACATCATGTACCGGGAGACCCTCGACCACCTGTCCGCGGGCCGCGACAATCTGGAGGTGCTCTACTCCCTGTCCGACGAGGACTGGGACGGGCCGACCGGGCACGTACAGACCCACCTGGGCGATGTAGTGGACGAGCGCTTCGAGAACCCGCACTACTACATCTGCGGGATCCCCCCGATGGTGGTCGACAGCGAAGAGATGCTGCAGGAGGAGGGCGTCGACGACGGCCGCATCTTCACCGAGGGCTGGGAAAGCGACGCGGTATAA
- a CDS encoding helix-turn-helix transcriptional regulator, which yields MDELPLLQALLGGTRRQIVQLLRPEDRTVRELADHLGLTRNAVRAQLSNLKSDGIVEVTGRRPTERKPEHVYGLTRKAEDLFPKPYDTLLNTLLSVLQKTEWVNADPILEETGRRLGQMEKPDVLVSEASVRVGHARDVLEKMGGLPQMHEEEQQYRLEGSSCPLSASVRAHGEVACDLARAMIEELTELPVERRCDADGECPQCEFVVDAT from the coding sequence ATGGACGAGCTCCCGCTTCTGCAAGCCCTCCTTGGTGGAACCCGTCGCCAGATCGTTCAGCTGCTTCGGCCGGAGGACCGCACGGTTCGAGAACTGGCCGACCACCTGGGGCTTACGCGAAATGCCGTCCGAGCACAGCTCTCGAATCTGAAGTCCGACGGCATCGTGGAGGTTACAGGCCGGCGCCCCACTGAACGGAAGCCGGAGCACGTCTACGGGCTCACCCGGAAGGCGGAAGATCTCTTTCCGAAGCCGTACGATACGCTTTTGAACACCCTCCTCTCCGTTCTTCAGAAGACGGAATGGGTGAATGCGGACCCAATCCTTGAGGAAACCGGGCGGCGGCTCGGGCAGATGGAAAAACCGGATGTGCTGGTTTCGGAAGCTTCCGTGCGGGTCGGCCACGCCCGCGACGTGCTTGAAAAGATGGGAGGGCTCCCGCAGATGCATGAGGAAGAACAGCAGTACCGCCTGGAGGGAAGCAGCTGCCCCTTGTCCGCCAGCGTGCGGGCTCACGGAGAGGTAGCCTGTGACCTGGCACGGGCAATGATTGAGGAGCTGACCGAGCTCCCCGTCGAGCGGCGCTGCGACGCTGATGGGGAGTGTCCTCAGTGCGAGTTTGTCGTCGATGCGACGTAG